Genomic DNA from Manihot esculenta cultivar AM560-2 chromosome 15, M.esculenta_v8, whole genome shotgun sequence:
TGCTCCTCCATAAGCAACAACTACCTTAACACCTGTTTGATAGGAGAATTTCCTTGCTTCCTCATGTATCTACAAGCATCACCATGACATATAAGATTCACCTACAGTAGGTAGCACAAAAATGAGCACATAACATAAAAAACCATTTGTACAAAACCCACCTGCATCGAGAGCTCCCTTGTTGGAGAAAGAATAAGAGCTAAAGGGTACACTGCACGTGCACCACGCGGTGGCCTCTGTGCACTCTGCCCTTGCATTTTCATAATTCCACTAATAATTGGGAAACAGAAAGCTGCAGTCTTGCCAGAACCAGTCTGAGCACATGCCATCAGATCCCGGCCTCCAAGAGAGATTGGGATGGCATGTCGTTGAACAGGTGTTGGTTTCACATACTTGCACCTGCGGATGTTCTGATTCAATGCTTCACCCAAGTCAATCTCTGCAAAGGTGTTTACAGGTGGAGGGACATTTTCCCCACTTGTCTCGACTGGAATATCCTCATATGCATCAAAGTTAATACCAGTGTTCTCTTGCTCAGTAAATGCCTCCTCTGTGTCGTCATCATCAGCGAATGGGTTCACCTCCGGCTCCCTCCCACGAACCCAACCACCACTTCTGTTTCCCCAACCACCACTTCTACCACCTCTATAGTCATTTCTGGGAGCCCCCCAACGGGATCCACCATATCCCGGACGATCATTACTTGTTGCAGGCCCACTGTAAGCTGGAGCTGGTGGGTCCGAAGAGGGCATACGATTACGGAGGTGTGGAGGGACATAGGTGGATCGAGGAGGAGCTGCAGAAGTTGTGCCTACACTTCCATTGTTAGCAGAAGAACCTGCCACTGTGTTCTCAGCTGCAGAATTTGCAGCCAAATCGGCCCATGAAGTTCGAGTACTCATCACAATACACAACACACAAACTCCAATAGCAAATCCCTTTTCTCcaaagaaaaagataaatatatttacttctGAATCCTCAACAATCTTAAAGCAATTCCCTTTTTGAGACCAAACTTAAATTTATAGCCGAAATTGAAACCCTGCACACAGAATAAACCCATCAAAATTCTCGATCTGCAACTGAACAAGCCGCATTTAAGAAACTAATAAAAGCAAataacaagaagaagaagaaaagcaagGCTCATATTTTGTCAGCTAAAAGCAAATACCACAGGAGCTCAGACTGAGCACACTAAAACTAAACTGTAAGggtagaaacagagaaagagctAAAGCATCCACAACTATTGACAAAGTTTTCCCAGTAAAGCGTATCTTTTCACCCACCACCAAACAAAGCAAAATCAAACCTGATCTACTTCTATCAACAAACccaaataacacatcaaactaaAAAATGAAATGCAGCAACTCCAAATCCAAAAACACATACTCTAGCCTTTTTTTAACCACAAACCAAGTAAATCTGTCCGCGCAAAtacagaaagaaagagagaaccTGTCGAAGAAATAGATAGGAAAAACCCTATAAATCAAGGAGACGTAGCAAAGATGCTATCGTGTAAGATCCAGGAAAAAAATAAGCAGTAGAAacaggagaaagaagaaaaccctaacatttataCAGAAATCTCATTTTTACCCTTGCTTAAAATTAAGTTTCCAACGCAATCAaatcttttaattgaaccaataaaaaaaaatcttttaattgaaaaaagtaaatttatttatttttaaaaaattaaaatagatattttCCAATTGTTAccagtaaaatatttatttccttATCTTTAAATAtcacaaattatttattaattcaatcagaataaaaataaataaatctcaaAATATGAAAACAAACAAATTGCGATGGAACTCGTTTGAGAGTTTGGATGGGGAaatagggaaaaaaaaattgattttccaaattttttttatttgaacatCAATTAAAAAGGAGTATATaagagaaaggaaaataaaagaggaaaaatCATATTTCTCTACACTTGTTTTTTTGTTGACAATGTTTTTCTTAATCGgtagaaaatagaaaaaaattgaaaaaataaattttaattatattaaaatacttaaatgtCGTTTGTTATTTTAAAACCTTTATTTCTTGACTTGTGAGAGTATAGTAGTTGTGTTCTATATTAGAGAAGTTGTATTTCTCCAACACAACAAACACttaaggaaaagaaaataaaaaaataaaattttttttctctcttttatttttcctctttatgtctaaataaaattaaataaataaaataactttttattttctttaataaataactcttttacttgaatttcttattttttcgaAATAAAATATTTGGAGAAAAATAAGGACAATTTTGCTCTTTCCTTTATTTATCTCCTCTAGCTAAACAAGAGAAAGTATATTTTCATGGTTATTTTACATTGATTATTTTACTCTCTCTTTTCCACCtttccaaacatactctaattaTCCAAACAAAGGGTAAAAGACCTCAATTTGTTTATTGTTGCTCTATTAGCAAGCAGGCTTGGATGATACTTGAGAATCCTAATATTGTAATTGGATATGTGGAAAATAAGAGGGGAGGAAAATAATGAGGTATTTTCACTTTCCTTTGTTTGGAAAGAGAACAAAAaattaatgagaaaaaaaaatcacctttatttttattttctatccaatttaaagaaaaaatatgtaacttttattttaaatttataattatgtccctgtataaacaataaaaaaaaggagatttataatttagtttctgaatattataattattcacaagtcagtccttacattttcagaaacctattaaaatgtttttattttttttccatcaacaaaatagttcttccgtctatttttgccgttaaaaatatagcaaaaaatcaaattatcccCCTTCTTTTTctcatccttcttcttcttcttcttcttcttcttcttcttcttcttgttgcttcgatttttctttttattatttttcttcttcctgTAGTGAAGCTGATATTCTTTTATGgttttcttcctttttatgttttcctttcaTTGTTTTGAGCTCTAACTGGATTGGTATTTTCTTTTCAGCTTCTGTTGTATCAATGGGCACCAGCAAGCTTCCTAAGAATTTCACCTTATCCCAGGATAGTATGAAGGCGACTCTAGCTGCTTTCAAGGCCAGCAAATTCGTAGCTGATGTGACCTAAGAGATTTTTTAGGCTGTAGACCTGCATCTACAACTCATCTCTTTACCCCTGCTCTTGCGCCTTCCCTGGCTTTGGTGTCTGTGACAGGGGGCTCTTGCTCCATAGCATATAGGATGTTGATTCCCGCTAAAGCGTCGGCTCCTGCCAAGACTCCTCCTGCTCCCAAGGAAACTCTTAAGGAGCCCATCACGCTCAGGAAGTCGGCTGAGAGTAGCTAAAAAAAAAGCATTGGGACTGCTCTTTTGGATGTTCCACCTATCCAAGCTGTGGGAGCTGTCGTGATTGGAGGCGGGGCTGCCAAGCGTACTCGAACTTCAAAACCTACGATCGAGGGCAGGGCTATTAAGTGCAATCGGAGCTCGAAATTTGTTGGAACAGCCCCTTCTCCCCCTGTTGATAAAGGGAAAAAGGCAGTGGAGCACCTGTCATCTGCCTCAGACAATGAATTATTTAACACCGCCGAGGTGACTGTTGAGTCCACGCCGGTCTCTGTGGTCAGGATGTTATGCTAGAAGATATTTGAGGGGTCTCAAATGCTTCTAATCCCCGCTTTTTGGCCTTCGTTAGCCATCTGGCATGCTCCACCAAGCAACAAGCGGTCTTCAACTCACGCTCCATGGAGGACCTTAGGGATAGTTTGAGGGAGACGTGCCTCATGGTAAGTTATATGCCCTCTTGAGAACATTTTTAATATGTTAGCTTTGTTAACCTCACTTTGCCTTTCTGTGGCAGGTTTTTGGTGTGTTCATGGAAATCGACACCTGAAACCGATCCTTCCAAAGTTTAGTGGAACAGCGTATCGCTAAGGAATGCTGGGATGAGAATATAGTTGCTACTGGTGAGGCCCACGAGCACATTATAGAGTTCCAAAGGCAAATCAAGTACCTCACCAAGCAGTTGGGGGAGATGAGGGAGGGGGTCGTTTCGTCTTCTCAACCGATTTTATGGTGCCAATGGTCTTATtctgagaccggtcacctacctcattaagGACTTCATTTTCTCAACTGATTTTATGGTGCCTGCAATCTTATTTCCGAGATCAGTCATCCACTTTATTAAAGTCTTTATCATTTACTCAGAGGTGTTTTTGGAGTAgaagaaataattttatttagattttcgATACAACAATTACACTGTACATATTTATGGAAAATACTTTTTTAAGTGATGGATGCTCCAAGCATGAGGTTCTGGGTTTCCCTGCAAGTCTTTAATTATGTATACTCCTGGTTTAATGACTTTAGAGATTTTGAATGGGTTGTCCCAGGTTGGTACTATTTTTCCAACAGCAGATCTCTTTCCCATGGCTTCTAATCTTCTTAGGGATAGGTCCTCAACTTTCAAGTTCCTCTCACGAGCTTTCTAGTTGTAATACCGAGCTACCTTCTGCTGATAAGCGACTGTTTGTACATGTGCTTCATCTTTGATATCCTCTAGGGCATCTAGGTTACTTCTTAATTTCTCACAATTAGTGCTTTCATCATTGAATTGGATCCAGTGAGTAGGAATATGTAGCTCTACGAGGACTACAACTTTTGTCCCAAATACCAGCGCGAACAGTGTTTCCCCTGTTGATGTTCGAGATGTGATCCGGAATGCCCATAAGATGCTATGCAGTTCAGCTGTCCAATTTTTTTTAGCACCATCTAATCGTTTTTTCAGCCTTTGGAGGATAGCTCGGTTTGACCATTCGTTTGCGGATGAGCTACTGATAAAAACTTGTGCCATATAACCCATATTTCTTGTGAAATCTTGAAAAGAGTTACAGTTGAACTACTTTTCATTATCTGATATGAGCGTCCTGGGTATCCCGAACCGGCAGATAATGTTGTTCGACACAAAATCTATCACTTTCCAGACTGTGATGGTGGGTACGACCTCTGCTTCGGGCCATTTAGAGAAGGGCCAACTATAGCCACAATTACAAATCTCTTCTGCTCGACCGTCTTAGGGAATGACCCTAGAATGTCTATCCGCCATTGTGAGAATGGCCTCGAGCTTGATATATTTAATTGTGGTGTAGTCAGGCTGTTGATGGCCTTGGCGAACCTTTGACAAATGTCACATCTATTCACCAATTCTCTGGCTTTTTTCTTCGCTGTAGGCCAGTAATATCCTTGCTGAAAAATCTTATTTGCCAATGTGGTTGCTCCCTCATGAACTCCACAAACCCTTGGTGCATCTCCTAAATTAACCTGGATGCCTTTTTCGGTCCTACACATCTTAACCATAGGCTGCACTTCCCCTTCCGATATAGGGTTCCTCTTACCGTTTGATAATTGACAACCTTAGCTGCAATTTTTCAAGCTTTTGCTTTGGCTTCAGGCAATTTCCTGGCCTCGAGGTATTATAGGTATAGGTTCATTCAACTTCGTTCTTTATCAACTTGCATGATGGAGGCTGACTTCTCGAAGGTAGAGATGTCGATTTGTTGTACATACACTTCATCCGGGAGATGCTCTAGCTCTTACACAAACAATTTGTTGAGCAAGTCTGTCTCTTTGTTTTCttctcgaggtattctttggtaCTTGACAATGATACCTTGCTCCCCGAGCTCGGTTTTCAGAACTTGTAATTTAGCTAAGTACCTTTGCATGAAGGGGTCTTTTGCTTGGTATACTCCCGTTATTTGGTTCACTACTAGCTGCGAGTCGCTGTTTATTATGAGGTCGGTTGCCTTCACTCCTAAGGCTATTTGCATTCCATTCAGAAAAGCTTCATATTCTACCATATTATTAGAGGCCGAAAAATCCGAAGTACagggcataacatactttaaactCAAAGGTGTATTTTGGTAAGTTTAGTATGGTTTGCCTCTCTCTTGCTTCCtttattccttttctctttttttctttagtGACATGTAACCGCCATTCTGTGTTTGTACCCTCCTGTCACAGTCACGTTGGTCGTACATACAGACATACTGTATAATTTCCCATTGTCAAGTGGCCATTTAATTATATCCGGCGCAATGTGGACATTATCTTGGGTGTCACGGAATTTATTGTCTCACGAGACCAGAGGGATAAACATGGTCAGACTTTCCATGCGTAAACTCGAGTTCGGTCCGACTCATCAAAGTGAAACTTAGACTTGCATGTGAAGTAGATTTATGTATTAGATCTCAGTAGTGTTAAGGCCCGGTCTTTCCAACACGGGCTCAATCAGGATTAGAGTGTCCAGGCCCAGCTATCATcatgtttcataatttttatccacTTTACTTTTtaacacatattaaaaaatataatttttttattaacttttcaattatactcattttaaattcattaaattttattaaatattaaaaaatattttaaaatattttataaaaataaaataaaataaaattttattgatcaatttatatattattataacctaggtgaataataattttaaaataattaaaaaaaaagattgaaATTATAGACTGAGagagtaatatttttttaacgttacgattaaaattatttttttgaaaactgtaaaatatatttcacatcaaatatttttaaagtataatttatttttcccaCAAGGAGGCTTAGATTGTAAAACTTTTGACTCAAGACGTCCTTGTTGGGTTCTTTagattacatatatatatacacacacgtttatatataatgaaaatGATTTCCAAACCCGTAGAGGTTAGTGGTATTtgttttaaatcgaaaaaatcaattaaattgaattaatttaaaattttaatttaattttttatttatttgagtttgatttttaattttaaaaattttaattatttcaatttgattcgattttaattaaaaaaaaattaaaaaaattgaatcgaaccgattagtgataataatatgttattttcaataatatagagaaattaaattatattaaaattaaaatattttaattaaattttaaaatattaaaaataaagtgtaaaaaataaaaaatttatcaaaaattaaaatcgatcaaaccgaatcaaattgaatcagaccgattcagttcaatttgatttttaatcaaaatcgatttgattcaacttttataaatattaaaattttaattttcaatttatttaatttgattcgattttaaactgaaCCCCTCATTTTTCTAATGTCTAATCGGCACATTTCAAATGAGCTTTACAAGTGTATTTTTCATAATGATACAAGTTTTCGTATACCTCTGtaggattttttttaatataatattttttgaaaaatagcttatttttcatatttcgtGGGGaggatgaaaaataaattaaaattatttttactttccggattgtattaaaaatattaatctttatttgatttaaaataatctGCAAAATAATTAAACCATAAAACAGTAAATTGCTGCAGTCACCGTAGCATAATAAATTATTAGGGTGTTAGTTGTTTATGCTGTGAATTACAACAATTAGTGCTAACAAGTCAATTcatcctatatttttagaacttATTAAACTATTTAGTATGAGTAGTTCAtcatactattttatttttgaatataCTATGATGTTTgcatttaaaaaaacttatcGAAAAATGGGATATAAGTCTATAATTATAAATCGaactcaaatttaataaaacaactaatttaattcaatatttgaattcgatcaaatttaaaaaaatctatcgAATCACCGATAGCTACAATCGaccacaataaaaataaatgaagaaatTGATGGGAGAGACGAATAAACATATTCAATCACTGTATTGATTTTAACAATAAATTGCACAAAAGATTAATCCAAAAttatacaaaaaaataaaaacaaacaatcaaaatcaaaataaattcatattaaacATCGATCAACCTTTCTACACCAAtcactattaaaaaataaagtcatTAAATATTGACATCAACAAATTGAATATTTTCTCCCAAACAATTATTACGAAATGTTTACTCGTAGGTGGAAAAccatcaacaaaaaaaaaaatccactcAATACGTATCTAACcctaaaaaaaaactcaaaccaAAACAAGCCTCACAAAATTATACGTAGCAAAACAAGAAAGAGGCGTCGAGGCAAAGGTCCCTCCTTACCTTTCGCTTTCTTATTTGTTCTCTCTTCTCTCTCGACTTCCTAGACAAGGTTTGGGGGTAAAAAAGTAATCTCTTCGTACTAATTCATTATCGCTGTCATTATAGTTGATCTTTTTAATATGTtaacttattattaatattttaaataattattttatctaatcTAAATACTCTtttcatttcattatttttatttttttattataaaattattatttattattattttttagactataataatatattaattattataattttatttaatttttatttttaattatcttttaatatttaataaaatttaatttatttaaaatgatataattttaaaattaataaaaaatttatatttttaaatatatataaaaaataaaataaatcaaaattatatgacagaacaaataatatataaattatttgtatttaatGTAAAGTTTATTTGAATATAAGTTTAGAACGCAAACAATTtacattaaaaagaaaaaagaaaaagaaaaagaaaaaggtgcGGTGGTTATCGAACAAAACAAGACGGGGAGAGCGCTCTCCCTCTATTTCTTCACCACCGCTGATgccttttctctctctttctcccccctcactctctctctctaattattccattttttttttctctctctataggaATTCGAAGAGAGTGAATTCTagggtttaatttatttttcttcggGAGAAATAATCTAGGTTTAGGTCAGACAATATAACGAAAAATCGAAGGGATCTCGATCTCTAATTAAATAAAGAAGCAACAAGAAGATGAGCCTGGATTCGGTCCCTTCGAACACACATGGAAACCTTGATGAGCAgattaatcagctcatgcagtgCAAGCCCTTATCTGAGCACGAGGTATTCCAAATCTTCGATTTCCATTTTTGTTTTCCCATTTTCTCTTGGATTTTTGgcttaattttgtaaaatttgtGGTCTTTTTTCTTGGAAATGAGCTGGATCCGTAATGGTTTTTAGAGAGTACGTCGGTTAGGTCGGGGAATTTGTTAATTTCTGGTTTTTTTTGTCTTCCATTTTGAATATTCTGATTTTTAGGTGTTGGGGGTTAATTTTGAGGGATCTGGAGGGTGATTTTGAGGGGATTAAGGAATTTGGAGCTGATTTGGCTATGAAAGAATTAGATCCGTTGATGGGTTCTGATTTTGAACTGCTTCAAACTATATCTGAAGGCGTGGTTAATTGAAGCGAGACTCGAGAATTTTTGCTTACCAGTTGGACTCCTTAAGACGCTGTAACCAAACTTATAAATACGTTGATCGTTTTAACTTGAAAATAATACCCGTTAGTTCGATTTTGGGGAATCTAGTCTTGGACGAGTTGCTAGAGGCTGATTTAATGTCGGTGATTTGGATAACTTGTTTTTGTTTTCGAGATGTATGCTAAAGTGCCGAAATCTAGGACTCTAGTGGAGCTATCATGCGTCTGGTTCAAGAAGTttctctcctcctcctcctcctcctcttttttttttcttttttcttaaagCAATCTCTTCTTTTCAATCCAATGGCGGTATATTATTCGTCTCTGTTTTTTAAAGGTTGCTTGTCATTCCATGAAGATGTCTCCGTAAGCTGGGATTACTTTTCTTCATAAAAACATTTGAAGAAAACTGAAAGATCTCCAAGATTTCTCtattcataaaaacattttctgGTGCAATTTCACTATATATCTATTTCAACAGCTTTTATTAATTCCAAGGGGGTTATTAACTATCCATGATTTGTGCTGAATCGGATACTATGCTTTCTGAACATTTTGGTTAGAAGATCGGTAGGAATGAATGCTTTGTTAACACCATACATACTCAATTTCATCTGTTAATGGCATGGGTGGAACATTGTTGAGTAGAATGATTTGGGATCCAGTGGATGTCATGAGATTGAAGTCAATCCTGCTAAAAAAGGCAGTGGATTTTGGCCAACTTGCGTTGGTTGCAGGTTGGATCATACATCACTGGATGCAGGTTGCAGCTTTGGTTTTGCATATGAGGAGTCTGCATCCAAAACCAAAAAACAACTCCACCTaagtgaaatattttaatttttgtcgaAATGACGAAAATAATTGTATAAACTCACATAGAAAGATGCCTGGAATGAGGGGGTTTAAGGTTTGATTGAACTTAGTGGGACCACAAAAGCAGGAAAAATCTCCATTGGTTGTTCATTGATTAGAATAAAACATGTACTGCTGTATCTGTTTTCTAGATTCTGGATACATGAGTAGTTTCTGCAATAAGCTATTCACCATATTGGATGAGAGCTTTTACTTACCAGCCTGTCTTTTGTGATATTGCAAGTTGATATCCTCACATTTGCATCCTTCAGTTTCCTTCTAGTTTGTCATTTATAAATGATCATTTTTTCTCCCTGTGGAGTAGAATGTCTTTCGTTATATGCTTCAAATTCTCTCAGGGGTAATCTTTTGTTGATTACACTTTTATGATTTAGGTAAGAACGTTATGTGAAAAGGCTAAGGAGATTTTGATGGAAGAAAGCAATGTTCAGGTAGTCTTTTGTCTTTTTAATCACTTCCATGTGTTTTAATTGTGGTTATGCATCATACCTTCTCGCTTCATACTTTATTGCATAATCAATGATTGATTTGAACGTAAATTGACTTGTATGTTGCTAATCTTTTTGGCATTCTGCTCCACAGCCTGTTAAAAGTCCTGTTACAATATGTGGTGATATCCATGGTCAATTCCATGATCTTGCGGAGCTTTTTCGAATTGGAGGAAAGGTAATTCTTAGCTCTATCATTACCTGCTGTAATGTTTGCTGAGGAATTAATTATTAGAGCTAGTGTTGTTGttgttccttttcttttttacttttcttgaaTTAGCTGTTGGTGTTGCAAGGTTCACTGCTCTCTGGGTTTTTCTTCATAATCAAAGAACCTCCATACATTTGGCTCACAGTGCTTCATTTGTTGTTCATCTTTATTCAACTGTTTATAttattgtattattttatttttacattgtATGTTGCAACCAcatttatgtttccagttattgGTGTTCCCACACATTGTAAAGGGACTGTTTTTAACTGCCTTTTTATGGTCTGTCTATGTTGGCAATAAGCAGATATTCCTTGATCTATTGTTGACCTTTTCATTTTTTGCATTATAAGAGAACTAATATATCATCTTTTGCATATTGGTGTCCAGTTTCCTCTGTGGGTTCTAGATCTTATGTTTTTACCTTCTTTTCCTGTTTCTAGTGGATCATCAAATAATTTTGATGCAAGTTCCATTTTGATTTTGGTTTGTGGTAGTGTCCAGATACAAATTATTTGTTCATGGGAGACTATGTTGATCGTGGCTATTACTCAGTTGAAACTGTGACTGTAAGTAGAGTTCTCAGTCCTTTACTTGTGTTTTTAATGCAACTTTTTTTCCTCTATTTTTGCTTGTGTTATTACTTTGGTTAGCAGAATGCATGTGGGAATtgcaaatgaaattttatttctaaattatgaggtaaattatgtaatttttgaGTATGAAATTGTAGATAATGGCATGAAATAAGAGAGTATGTTTGCATGTGACTTCATTTGTTCTGTTCTTGCTTATACTAATCTACTTTTCtcgtaaaaataaattacttttctTGGTTAAATTCACCTTGTTATCATTCTCATAACAAATTCAGTCATATTCCAACTTGCTATGCTTGTGTACATGGAGTTTGAATTATGACTCCTAGGTAGCATTACCTCTAGGTGTTCCAATCAGGCTTATTGCAGTCTATGATCACGTTTAGCAGAGTTTTTACTTGAACCCTTTCATTTAAAAAGATTATTTATCAATGACCACCAACTTTTACTATGCTTTAGTCCTTCCATTACAATGTTGCAGATTTAGTCCCTGTATTTAACTTTGAGAAACATTTTAGTCCTGAGTTTTCAATTGTCAAAATTCTTCAGTAGTTAAATcttgattaatttaaatgttgttgCATCAAGAAGCCGAGGGATAGAAATGTGCAAGAATAAATTAAGTGGaattactaaattttatatttttcaatgtTGATTTTCTAATTCACTTTGAAGAACTGAGGATGAGTGTAGTTTTTGTTCAATATCAAGGGGGATTTTGTAGTTGGCCTATAATTTGGTGCATGAGCCATGGCATGTGGATGGGAGTGCTGCATGATGCATACCATTGAAGGGCCTTTTCGATTTTATGTGGTGTTGATTTTGTGGGTAATTGCATTATGTGAAAAAAATGGAAGGGATTTTGTTGTATATAGCGTGTTATATGCTATGGCATCATAATCCTTAAATTGGTGTTTCAATTTATGGGTTGGGGTTTGGACTTTTGATTGTTGTGGAAGAGAAATTATTAAGGCATGCCAGAtcccacaatttttttttctcaaatttattttgttgagtTCTCTTCCTGTTGAAGCTTTTCTCTTACTGCAACTGAATCAGctgattaatttatttattcagcTTTTGGTAGCTCTGAAGGTGCGCTATCCTCAGCGAATTACTATTCTACGGGGAAATCATGAAAGTCGTCAGGTGAGCTTGAGATTGCGGTCTTAGATGTATTACAGTCTATAAACTGTTTCATACAGCAGTTTAAATTATTCTGATATCTGAGTTTCCATGCCTTTTAAACTGCATGTATCCAGCAGAATCTTTCCTTTGATGATGAATTTCTGTTTCCTCTTTCAGATTACtcaagtttatgggttttacgATGAATGCCTACGGAAGTGAGTTCCTCTGAATTCATGTTGTTATGGAGTGTTCAATAACCTGTAGTTTGAGTATTTCCTCATAATGCTGTGTTGTTTGTAGCTTGATGTTTCATGTGGAAGGCTTCGCATGAATGTGGTTCCTTCATGACAATTGTGTCTTGTGTGTTTCTCATGTGGCTTGAACATGGGCGTAGGTAGGATAAAGTGATTCAGAATGTAACAGGCTGCATATTAAAAGCAACATATATAATGAAAAAGACAAGGGGGCAAAAATGGGGTATTTACAGAAAGTGCGATCAGTATGGGGTAGGCATCTCATTCATACGTATGCTACATGCAATATCTTATCATATGCTGTTGAACCATTcggttttgtttgtttttatttcCTTCTATATGTCAGCATGATTTTTTTTCCATGAATTCGTCTTCTTCTATGGTTTCTCCATTGCATTTTCCTGTTCTTCTGCTGTCCCGTGACCTAATTTTCTGTTAGGTCTCCAAGCAGTTGAATACATAGTtgaataacatattattatttgaGATACTTGAAATCCTTAGTATGCAACTAGATAATCTAGTTTATATATGCATATATGGGAAAGGTTTTCTTCAGCTTAATTGGCTCATGGGTCCTTTTCTTTATAGGATAGCAT
This window encodes:
- the LOC110601864 gene encoding serine/threonine-protein phosphatase PP2A catalytic subunit isoform X2; its protein translation is MSLDSVPSNTHGNLDEQINQLMQCKPLSEHEVRTLCEKAKEILMEESNVQPVKSPVTICGDIHGQFHDLAELFRIGGKCPDTNYLFMGDYVDRGYYSVETVTLLVALKVRYPQRITILRGNHESRQITQVYGFYDECLRKYGNANVWKTFTDLFDYFPLTALNLQLPYVLFEG
- the LOC110601986 gene encoding uncharacterized protein LOC110601986; amino-acid sequence: MCRTEKGIQVNLGDAPRVCGVHEGATTLANKIFQQGYYWPTAKKKARELVNRCDICQRFAKAINSLTTPQLNISSSRPFSQWRIDILGSFPKTVEQKRFVIVAIVGPSLNGPKQRSYPPSQSGK